One Spea bombifrons isolate aSpeBom1 chromosome 1, aSpeBom1.2.pri, whole genome shotgun sequence DNA window includes the following coding sequences:
- the NOP56 gene encoding nucleolar protein 56 isoform X2: MVLLHVLFEHAAGYALFAVKEVEEIGMLLPQVEESLLNIAKFNGIVKLAAFLPFKSAQSALENVNAISEGVLHEELKLFLETHMPAKRKKALLGVGDPKIGAAVQEELKIACQTGGVVAEILRGIRLHFHSLVKGLTAQSASKAQLGLGHSYSRAKVKFNVNRVDNMIIQSISLLDQLDKDINTFSMRVREWYGYHFPELIKIVSDNFTYCRLAKFIGNRKELSEEKLEEMEEIAMDGAKAQAILEASRSSMGMDISPIDLINIESFSSRVISLSEYRKGLQEYLRSKMNQVAPSLSALIGEVVGARLISHAGSLTNLAKYPASTVQILGAEKALFRALKTRGNTPKYGLIFHSTFIGRAAAKNKGRISRYLANKCTIASRIDCFSEFPTSVFGDKLREQVEERLSFYETGDAPRKNLDVMKEALVEATEVVSELKRKQEKREKKKKKREKRRLEALAAAEEEEPEEPTPKKSKKNVEVRPGPSSLNPSLGE, from the exons ATG GTTCTGCTCCACGTGCTGTTTGAACATGCCGCCGGCTATGCGCTGTTTGCCGTTAAGGAGGTGGAGGAGATCGGGATGCTGCTCCCGCAG GTGGAGGAGAGTCTCCTGAACATCGCCAAGTTTAACGGCATCGTGAAGCTCGCCGCCTTCCTGCCCTTCAAGTCGGCCCAAAGTGCCCTGGAGAATGTGAACGCTATCTCTGAGG GGGTCCTGCACGAGGAACTCAAGCTGTTCCTGGAGACTCACATGCCGGCCAAGAGGAAGAAGGCACTGCTGGGTGTAGGAGATCCCAAGATTGGAGCTGCCGTCCAGGAGGAGCTGAAAATTGCATGTCAGACGGGTGGCGTGGTGGCCGAGATCCTGCGAG GGATCCGGCTGCACTTCCACTCGCTGGTGAAGGGTCTCACCGCTCAGTCGGCCTCCAAGGCGCAGCTGGGACTCGGCCACAGTTACTCCCGAGCCAAGGTGAAGTTCAACGTCAACAGGGTGGACAACATGATCATTCAGTCCATCAGCTTGTTGGACCAGCTGGACAAGGACATCAACACCTTCTCCATGAGAGTCAG GGAGTGGTACGGCTATCACTTCCCGGAGCTGATAAAGATCGTGTCTGATAACTTCACGTACTGCCGCCTGGCCAAGTTCATCGGGAACCGCAAGGAGCTGAGCGAGGAGAAGCTGGAGGAGATGGAAGAGATCGCCATGGATGGCGCCAAGGCCCAGGCCATCCTCGAGGCGTCGCGCTCATCCATGG GGATGGACATCTCTCCCATTGACCTGATTAATATCGAGAGCTTCTCGAGCCGCGTCATCTCGCTGTCCGAGTACCGGAAGGGTCTGCAGGAATATCTCCGCTCCAAGATGAACCAGGTGGCGCCCAGCCTGTCGGCGCTCATCGGTGAAGTG GTCGGCGCGCGTCTCATCTCCCACGCTGGCAGCCTGACAAACCTCGCCAAGTACCCGGCGTCCACGGTGCAGATCCTCGGCGCGGAGAAAGCCCTGTTCAG GGCTCTGAAGACCAGAGGAAACACTCCTAAGTACGGCTTAATCTTCCACTCGACGTTCATTGGCCGAGCGGCTGCCAAGAACAAGGGCCGCATCTCCCGCTACCTGGCCAACAAGTGCACCATCGCCTCTCGGATAGATTGCTTCTCGG AGTTCCCCACCAGCGTGTTTGGAGACAAGCTCCGGGAGCAGGTGGAGGAGAGGCTGTCTTTCTATGAAACCGGTGACGCTCCTCGCAAGAACCTGGATGTGATGAAGGAAGCCCTGGTGGAG GCCACTGAAGTTGTGTCTGAGTTGAAGAGGAAGCAggagaagagggaaaagaagaaaaagaagcgCGAGAAGAGGCGTCTGGAGGCTCTGGCTGCTGCCGAGGAGGAAGAGCCTGAGGAGCCGACCCCCAAAAAAAGCAAGAAGAATGTCGAGGTGAGGCCCGGGCCCAGCTCCCT AAATCCTTCCCTGGGGGAGTAA
- the NOP56 gene encoding nucleolar protein 56 isoform X1, with translation MVLLHVLFEHAAGYALFAVKEVEEIGMLLPQVEESLLNIAKFNGIVKLAAFLPFKSAQSALENVNAISEGVLHEELKLFLETHMPAKRKKALLGVGDPKIGAAVQEELKIACQTGGVVAEILRGIRLHFHSLVKGLTAQSASKAQLGLGHSYSRAKVKFNVNRVDNMIIQSISLLDQLDKDINTFSMRVREWYGYHFPELIKIVSDNFTYCRLAKFIGNRKELSEEKLEEMEEIAMDGAKAQAILEASRSSMGMDISPIDLINIESFSSRVISLSEYRKGLQEYLRSKMNQVAPSLSALIGEVVGARLISHAGSLTNLAKYPASTVQILGAEKALFRALKTRGNTPKYGLIFHSTFIGRAAAKNKGRISRYLANKCTIASRIDCFSEFPTSVFGDKLREQVEERLSFYETGDAPRKNLDVMKEALVEATEVVSELKRKQEKREKKKKKREKRRLEALAAAEEEEPEEPTPKKSKKNVEVQESGKKKKKQESEPEVSENGLEEEEAPSKKKKKKKSVPEEAPPTEKSSVPEEAPSTKKKKKKSKVQEEESS, from the exons ATG GTTCTGCTCCACGTGCTGTTTGAACATGCCGCCGGCTATGCGCTGTTTGCCGTTAAGGAGGTGGAGGAGATCGGGATGCTGCTCCCGCAG GTGGAGGAGAGTCTCCTGAACATCGCCAAGTTTAACGGCATCGTGAAGCTCGCCGCCTTCCTGCCCTTCAAGTCGGCCCAAAGTGCCCTGGAGAATGTGAACGCTATCTCTGAGG GGGTCCTGCACGAGGAACTCAAGCTGTTCCTGGAGACTCACATGCCGGCCAAGAGGAAGAAGGCACTGCTGGGTGTAGGAGATCCCAAGATTGGAGCTGCCGTCCAGGAGGAGCTGAAAATTGCATGTCAGACGGGTGGCGTGGTGGCCGAGATCCTGCGAG GGATCCGGCTGCACTTCCACTCGCTGGTGAAGGGTCTCACCGCTCAGTCGGCCTCCAAGGCGCAGCTGGGACTCGGCCACAGTTACTCCCGAGCCAAGGTGAAGTTCAACGTCAACAGGGTGGACAACATGATCATTCAGTCCATCAGCTTGTTGGACCAGCTGGACAAGGACATCAACACCTTCTCCATGAGAGTCAG GGAGTGGTACGGCTATCACTTCCCGGAGCTGATAAAGATCGTGTCTGATAACTTCACGTACTGCCGCCTGGCCAAGTTCATCGGGAACCGCAAGGAGCTGAGCGAGGAGAAGCTGGAGGAGATGGAAGAGATCGCCATGGATGGCGCCAAGGCCCAGGCCATCCTCGAGGCGTCGCGCTCATCCATGG GGATGGACATCTCTCCCATTGACCTGATTAATATCGAGAGCTTCTCGAGCCGCGTCATCTCGCTGTCCGAGTACCGGAAGGGTCTGCAGGAATATCTCCGCTCCAAGATGAACCAGGTGGCGCCCAGCCTGTCGGCGCTCATCGGTGAAGTG GTCGGCGCGCGTCTCATCTCCCACGCTGGCAGCCTGACAAACCTCGCCAAGTACCCGGCGTCCACGGTGCAGATCCTCGGCGCGGAGAAAGCCCTGTTCAG GGCTCTGAAGACCAGAGGAAACACTCCTAAGTACGGCTTAATCTTCCACTCGACGTTCATTGGCCGAGCGGCTGCCAAGAACAAGGGCCGCATCTCCCGCTACCTGGCCAACAAGTGCACCATCGCCTCTCGGATAGATTGCTTCTCGG AGTTCCCCACCAGCGTGTTTGGAGACAAGCTCCGGGAGCAGGTGGAGGAGAGGCTGTCTTTCTATGAAACCGGTGACGCTCCTCGCAAGAACCTGGATGTGATGAAGGAAGCCCTGGTGGAG GCCACTGAAGTTGTGTCTGAGTTGAAGAGGAAGCAggagaagagggaaaagaagaaaaagaagcgCGAGAAGAGGCGTCTGGAGGCTCTGGCTGCTGCCGAGGAGGAAGAGCCTGAGGAGCCGACCCCCAAAAAAAGCAAGAAGAATGTCGAG GTGCAAGAATCtgggaaaaagaagaaaaagcaggaaTCCGAGCCAGAGGTCTCTGAGAACGGGTTAGAGGAGGAAGAGGCTCCGtccaaaaagaagaagaagaagaagtccGTCCCGGAAGAGGCTCCCCCAACAGAGAAGTCGTCTGTCCCGGAAGAGGCTCCCTcaacgaagaagaagaagaaaaaatccaAAGTGCAGGAGGAGGAGTCATCGTGA
- the IDH3B gene encoding isocitrate dehydrogenase [NAD] subunit beta, mitochondrial isoform X2, with protein MAAAKRLFAVTQRFLSPRSLSAPRSLSSSSVVQQAAWSQAEGGKSEGAFHVTMIPGDGVGPELMHSVKEVFKAADVPVEFEEYHLSEVQNMASPEKLDEVLASMRANKVAIKGKIHTPMEYKGELASYEMRLRRKLDLFANVVHVSSLPGYKTRHNNLDLVIIREQTEGEYSSLEHESVSGVIECLKIITREKSNRIAKFAFDYATKKGRSKVTAVHKANIMKLGDGLFLQCCKEVAELYPKIQFETMIIDNCCMQLVQNPYQFDVLVMPNLYGNIIDNLAAGLVGGAGVVPGESYSAEYAVFETGARHPFAQAVGRNIANPTAMLLTATNMLRHLNLEFHSNLISDAVRKVIKQGKVRTTDMGGYATSLDYTQAVIANLHS; from the exons ATGGCGGCTGCGAAGAGGTTGTTTGCTGTGACCCAG AGGTTTCTGTCCCCGCGGAGTCTCTCTGCCCCGAGgtctctctcctcctcgtccgtCGTCCAGCAGGCCGCATGGAGTCAG GCTGAAGGCGGGAAGTCCGAGGGGGCTTTTCACGTCACTATGATCCCCGGCGACGGCGTTGGGCCGGAACTCATGCATTCCGTGAAGGAGGTTTTCAAG GCTGCGGACGTCCCCGTGGAGTTTGAAGAATACCATCTCAGCGAGGTGCAGAACATGGCGTCTCCTGAGAAGCTCGACGAGGTCCTCGCCTCCATGCGCGCCAACAAGGTGGCCATCAAGG GGAAGATTCACACCCCGATGGAGTATAAGGGAGAGCTGGCGTCGTATGAGATGAGACTCAG GCGGAAGCTGGATTTGTTTGCCAACGTGGTGCATGTAAGCAGCCTGCCCGGCTACAAGACCCGCCACAAcaatctggacctggtgataaTCCGGGAGCAGACGGAGGGCGAGTACAGCTCTCTGGAGCACGAG AGTGTCAGCGGGGTCATCGAGTGTCTGAAGATAATCACCAGAGAGAAGTCAAACCGGATCGCCAAGTTTGCCTTTGACTACGCCACGAAGAAAGGTCGCTCCAAGGTCACCGCGGTTCACAAAGCCAACATCAT GAAGCTGGGGGATGGGCTGTTCCTGCAGTGCTGCAAAGAGGTGGCCGAGCTGTACCCCAAAATACAGTTTGAAACCATGATTATCGACAACTGCTGCATGCAG TTGGTACAGAACCCGTACCAGTTCGATGTGTTGGTGATGCCGAACCTGTATGGGAATATCATCGATAATCTGGCCGCGGGGCTGGTTGGCGGAGCCGGCGTGGTTCCCGGGGAGAGTTACAGCGCAGAGTACGCCGTGTTTGAGACC GGCGCTCGCCATCCCTTTGCCCAGGCCGTGGGCAGGAACATCGCTAACCCCACCGCCATGCTGCTGACCGCCACCAACATGCTGCGGCACCTCAA tCTCGAGTTTCACTCCAATCTCATCTCAGACGCCGTGAGGAAGGTGATCAAACAGGGCAAG GTGCGGACAACAGACATGGGAGGTTATGCCACCTCACTGGATTACACCCAGGCTGTGATCGCCAACCTACACTCATAG
- the IDH3B gene encoding isocitrate dehydrogenase [NAD] subunit beta, mitochondrial isoform X1, with protein sequence MAAAKRLFAVTQRFLSPRSLSAPRSLSSSSVVQQAAWSQAEGGKSEGAFHVTMIPGDGVGPELMHSVKEVFKAADVPVEFEEYHLSEVQNMASPEKLDEVLASMRANKVAIKGKIHTPMEYKGELASYEMRLRRKLDLFANVVHVSSLPGYKTRHNNLDLVIIREQTEGEYSSLEHESVSGVIECLKIITREKSNRIAKFAFDYATKKGRSKVTAVHKANIMKLGDGLFLQCCKEVAELYPKIQFETMIIDNCCMQLVQNPYQFDVLVMPNLYGNIIDNLAAGLVGGAGVVPGESYSAEYAVFETGARHPFAQAVGRNIANPTAMLLTATNMLRHLNLEFHSNLISDAVRKVIKQGKVRTRDMGGYSTTTDYLKAVIDSLHTRYGH encoded by the exons ATGGCGGCTGCGAAGAGGTTGTTTGCTGTGACCCAG AGGTTTCTGTCCCCGCGGAGTCTCTCTGCCCCGAGgtctctctcctcctcgtccgtCGTCCAGCAGGCCGCATGGAGTCAG GCTGAAGGCGGGAAGTCCGAGGGGGCTTTTCACGTCACTATGATCCCCGGCGACGGCGTTGGGCCGGAACTCATGCATTCCGTGAAGGAGGTTTTCAAG GCTGCGGACGTCCCCGTGGAGTTTGAAGAATACCATCTCAGCGAGGTGCAGAACATGGCGTCTCCTGAGAAGCTCGACGAGGTCCTCGCCTCCATGCGCGCCAACAAGGTGGCCATCAAGG GGAAGATTCACACCCCGATGGAGTATAAGGGAGAGCTGGCGTCGTATGAGATGAGACTCAG GCGGAAGCTGGATTTGTTTGCCAACGTGGTGCATGTAAGCAGCCTGCCCGGCTACAAGACCCGCCACAAcaatctggacctggtgataaTCCGGGAGCAGACGGAGGGCGAGTACAGCTCTCTGGAGCACGAG AGTGTCAGCGGGGTCATCGAGTGTCTGAAGATAATCACCAGAGAGAAGTCAAACCGGATCGCCAAGTTTGCCTTTGACTACGCCACGAAGAAAGGTCGCTCCAAGGTCACCGCGGTTCACAAAGCCAACATCAT GAAGCTGGGGGATGGGCTGTTCCTGCAGTGCTGCAAAGAGGTGGCCGAGCTGTACCCCAAAATACAGTTTGAAACCATGATTATCGACAACTGCTGCATGCAG TTGGTACAGAACCCGTACCAGTTCGATGTGTTGGTGATGCCGAACCTGTATGGGAATATCATCGATAATCTGGCCGCGGGGCTGGTTGGCGGAGCCGGCGTGGTTCCCGGGGAGAGTTACAGCGCAGAGTACGCCGTGTTTGAGACC GGCGCTCGCCATCCCTTTGCCCAGGCCGTGGGCAGGAACATCGCTAACCCCACCGCCATGCTGCTGACCGCCACCAACATGCTGCGGCACCTCAA tCTCGAGTTTCACTCCAATCTCATCTCAGACGCCGTGAGGAAGGTGATCAAACAGGGCAAG GTGAGAACGCGAGACATGGGCGGCTACTCCACCACCACGGATTACCTCAAGGCTGTGATCGACAGCCTGCACACCCGCTATGGGCATTAA